The Antennarius striatus isolate MH-2024 chromosome 23, ASM4005453v1, whole genome shotgun sequence genome has a segment encoding these proteins:
- the bmp15 gene encoding bone morphogenetic protein 15, whose translation MRATRSKHSLLRVLVLSTFIFLMCSTCSGVTHGRNLSSHHPEFKRNRRSHQSAKHRSAHHRPLTEAQKEDQNLQFMLSLYQSAAEPDGRPKQHRKFGSNTVRLLRPTASSVHYLPASRDHHYSFTVQYNIDTLPSEQLIRASFVHLRSSSSPSNSTPTTAASASKLPRCRAQITSLGKESLVTLEPHERWTETDITAHVQRGKRHGSGGHLVLTAQYWCSELGRDEEESTLSRWWTRLQGRKKWGGEPHLEVPSLLLYLEEEREVTDWMGDLLGTEGASIMQRIGQWHSSVRRRRRRSKDLSNSEPKDPALDVLKDAPSSSSSSSFSTSPSSSIISDIPNYKRKTSVPKNRCKLHSFRLSFDELGWGHYFIAPPVYNPRFCQGNCPRVLHYGYHSPNHAIIQTVINDLGVGDVPTPSCVPYKYMPMSVLVVHKKKVEYRELEDMVAESCTCR comes from the exons ATGAGGGCGACCCGCTCCAAACACAGCTTACTGCGTGTCCTCGTCCTGTCCACCTTTATCTTCCTGATGTGTTCCACCTGCTCCGGAGTCACGCATGGACGCAACTTGTCCTCTCATCACCCGGAGTTCAAGCGCAACCGGCGGAGTCACCAGAGCGCAAAGCACAGAAGCGCGCACCACCGGCCGCTGACGGAGGCGCAGAAGGAGGACCAGAACCTGCAGTTCATGTTGAGTTTATACCAGAGCGCAGCCGAACCGGACGGCAGGCCCAAACAGCACCGGAAATTCGGCTCCAACACGGTCCGTCTGCTCAGACCGACTGCGTCGTCGGTGCATTATTTGCCAGCATCAAGAG ACCACCACTACAGCTTCACAGTCCAGTACAACATTGACACTCTTCCCTCAGAGCAGCTGATTCGAGCTTCTTTCGTCCACCTCCGCTCTTCATCATCTCCCTCCaactccacccccaccaccgCCGCCTCCGCTTCCAAACTGCCCCGCTGCAGAGCTCAGATCACCTCGCTGGGCAAAGAGAGTCTGGTCACTCTGGAGCCCCACGAGCGCTGGACGGAGACGGACATCACTGCGCACGTCCAGCGGGGGAAGCGCCACGGCTCGGGTGGCCATCTTGTCCTGACCGCACAGTACTGGTGCTCGGAGCTCGGGCGCGATGAAGAGGAGAGCACCCTCTCCCGGTGGTGGACTCGTCttcaaggaagaaaaaaatggggTGGTGAACCTCACCTTGAAGTCCCGTCTCTTCTTTTGTACCTGGAAGAGGAAAGGGAAGTGACGGACTGGATGGGGGACTTGCTGGGGACTGAAGGGGCGAGCATCATGCAGCGAATCGGGCAGTGGCATTCGTCCgttcgccgccgccgccgccgctctaAAGATCTTTCAAATTCAGAACCTAAAGATCCTGCGCTGGATGTTCTAAAAGACGCCCCttcttcgtcctcctcttcgtctTTTTCCACCTCgccctcttcctccatcatctcCGACATCCCCAACTACAAACGTAAAACCAGCGTGCCCAAAAACCGTTGCAAGCTCCACTCTTTTCGCCTGTCGTTCGACGAGCTGGGGTGGGGTCACTACTTCATCGCCCCGCCGGTTTACAACCCGCGGTTCTGCCAGGGCAACTGCCCACGGGTGCTCCACTACGGCTACCACTCGCCCAATCACGCCATCATCCAGACGGTCATCAACGATCTGGGCGTCGGCGACGTACCGACCCCTTCCTGCGTGCCTTACAAGTACATGCCCATGAGTGTGCTGGTGGTGCACAAAAAGAAGGTGGAGTACAGGGAACTGGAGGATATGGTGGCCGAGTCGTGCACGTGTCGCTAA